gatatgtttacatttttcgccttattataaaggagtaaggtgcaaaagttGTCGACTGTACCTAAACAGctgattattactattattcACCCAACATACTGGAACATACGCTACCTTTCCGAACAGCTGCCAGATGCCCAACTCCAGTGATAAAGATTCTGTAGAAAGCTCCTGCTCTTATATcgtaatatattttatcaaacttGTCCCTTGTCCATCAGCACTTTACAAAtcaactaactaactaacactCACATACTTATACTTTCAGATGACTCCTTCAATCAAATTATCTGGAAACCTGGGACAACGACATCGATCCTTCAACACTTTGGTCCATGATGCTTATCTCCAAAACACACCCATCCCAGTACAGAAATTTCCAGAAGAATCTGCCTTAGACCGAGTCTTCAAAATAGACCTGGCTTCAAAGAAAAAGGACATAGACTACATAATTGGCACCCTCAAAGATGATGATATGTTGTATGTGAGCAGAGCTTTAAAAAGCCTATGGCTTCTAGACCCAGAGCATTCGAAGATAATCAACCCAAGTTTCCTGGAACATGAACTCTTCCCCCAGATGACACTCCCAGCTGTGAACAAGATGAGACACTGGATCCAGATGCATTTAAAAGATCcacaaaaatgtaaagagttTTATCAGTTTTACAAAGATGGAAACTTTGATATAGCTGCCAAATTCCTCTGGCATTGTTCCAACGAATATATATTAGGTGAGTTCAGTGATATTTTGGACAAAATCACGCCGAAGCTTTTGAAACGGCTCAGCGAAAAGAGTCCTCAAATAACGAAAATTTATTACGATAATTTAAAGGACGATCAAaagcttttaaaatattatcttgaAAACGATTCCAAGTTTTTCGACAATGTAAAATATCTTCTAAAATCGGATGCTgatgtatttttctatataatAGAAAACTTCTTCCTTCATCAGAAATTCAGTGCCATGAACGCCGCATTTTCTAAGTATATAATGAGAAATCATAAAAACAGATTTCAGTGTAAGCCAGAGTTGTACACTGTATGGTTTCTCGATATGAAAACAGTAGCGCAACATTTGAGTTCAGAAGAAATCAAGGATGTGGTGTTGAAACTAGCAAGAGCAGAGTATTTGAAGTCTTGGTTTACATACCAAAACGTGGAGCCCCTAATAAAACGCTTAAGTAAAGATGAAAGAACAGTCTTCAAGAAATTAGTATTCGTTGATAAAGCATTTGGAGCCACTATAAAAGAATGGCCGTATCCGATACCAACTCCGCCAGAGTTAAAAACACCTCAGACAAGCTTATTCGATGATGCGGAAATAGGACATTTAGACCCATATTACGAGGAAGATTATTGCATGAGCATGCCGTGTGGTATGTCTTTTAGATCAATGCTGAGAAAACGGAAATATGCTAAATGGGAATGCGAGAAAACGCTTCTAGACCACCTGTTTAATAAGTACCGGTTCTCCAATTACAAACAAACTTACAAGGAGCTCAAAAAACAATTGAGAGCGGAGAGCTTTCCACAGAATCGGCAGTACATGCTGCTTGTTCTCGTGAGCAAGACTGGCGGACGTACTGAAGATCTAGTGTCCTTGTTAAATCTTCTATCACAGTACAAGAACGAGCCCGTCCATATCCGAGCTGCTATAATCAGGAGCTTGGTGAAGCGAGCGTTCGTGTGGCGTCTGCCGAGCGAGCATTGGGCGAGACTCTTAGAATGGGGGCACGGACTGGGTTTGGATGGAAGTGACTATGAAGCGGACTGCCGCGAGGGACTACATGCAGTTGTCATACGAGACTTGCTTGCTAACGATAAGCCGAGTCAGGCAGTTTGGGAAAAGTTTTTGTCCGACTTCGAGACTCTAAAAGAGTATTCTTTAACGGTTGAAGAGCGTAGTCGCATTAGCGCTCGTCTGCCGGCGTTGCTTCTAGAAGATGCTCAGTCTGAGCCAGAAAAACCAAAATTAAAGCAATTGCGGTATGTGTTAAATACCCTTAGTGCATACTGCATGCGGTATGACTATTTCCCTGGTACAATCGATGCAATAGAATCAGCTGTCAAGTATTATTGGAATTCTGATGATGTATCGCGAAGAGATACTGAATGGTTGCTCAGGCAACTTTATGACACTAGAGTGGCGAGAAAACATCTTATAAAAGAATTCTTTGAAATGTATCAAACTGACGAGTCTTATGTCAATGCACTGCGACATGATGTATATATTCTCGAAGATactaaaaaatttgaaaaaattatcGACGCTAAAAATTTGCAACATGAAAGGTTTTTTCAGAAATTGGCGCTTTACTTCATGGAGAAAGACGGGTTAGGACAACGGTATCGCGTTTTGCTAGAACATCGAGCAACTTCTGAGGCCGAGAAAACAGTAGCAAAGGCTATGGCTTGCTTTTCAGAAGAATCTGGAACTAAACCATCACCAGGACGTCAAATGCTAGCTAAGCCCTTGGCACTGCTTTCAGGGTCACAGTTTCCATCCCTTCTAAAAACATTTGATGCAGCGCCGCCCAAAACAGCTAAGCGACAACTGGCTGCCGCTCTAAGAGCTAACGCACACTTTGTTAGACCAGCTTTTGATTTGAAATCCTTCGGATGGCGTAAAGCAGGAGCGCAGGCTGTAGCCAACCATTTAGCTATATGCAGACAAAACGATGTGGAAGAGTATCTTACTGAGACTTTGTCCTGGAGGCGTACGTTCCGACTAGCACTGCTACTAGCGAGACGACTTGATAAAGAACGGGAGGTATTCAAAGTATATTCTTCTGAAAGACCTAATAAAGCGCTCCAAGCGGCATTGCGATACTTCCGTTATAAGGGAGACAAATCGGACCTAAGTGTTTGGGATATGGTGAAGTCTCGTATTTCTGAAGCAGAACCTCGGCAATTGCGTTCGTACTTGGAATTAACAGAGTCAGTACCGGAAGCTATTAAAGCCGAATATTGCTTCCTTGTCTTCTTAGCATTTAAAAAGCGTGTGCCTGATATGGAGAGGCATGCTTTTTCGAAAATCCCTGCTATTTTACCAGAGTTAGATGAGAAATATATTTTCGAAACGAACGATGCTTTACTCGAGGAATATTTTCCGCTGAATGAAATGGATTATAATAAAAGGAAATGCACTTTTGAGTATACTCAGATAATTGCCAAATTCCTTATTCTTAGTACTACTGAAGATATGTTGGAGGAAAGATTTAGTAAGGTTGGATTGCCATTACTCAATCGACTGGAACGGCTGTGGAAAAAATCTTCCTGTAAAGATCTGCCTGATCAATATTATCTTgattattttctgttttatttaaaatacaacaaaGCTTATTTCAATCCTAAATACGTATCGTGTCTTCCTGTGTTGGAGAAAATTACTGAATGGATGCACGGTTTTCTGCCAATAGAGAAGTGGTTTGAGAAATACGTATCTGTGCATTTAACTATGATCTATTTTAAAACCGTCAGACACTGCATTAATGAACACCCAGAGTTATTCGAGGAATCTAAAAAACTAGAAGGTGCATGTATGTTGGGAACAATTTTCGGCAAATTTATAGCAAACGAGATAggagaattaaataaaaaatatttccctACTATAACGGAAGTGTATGCTGCAGATCTTGTgggatatttttatacatatttttatcgtACATTTGATGAGAGCGTGGAGAAATTCACAATAGCAGTCTTAAATGGACTGCTGTCGAATAAATCGTTAGCTTCATACTTTCTTGCAAAATATGCTCTTCAGAAATTTCGggatcaattaaaaagtgactaTGTGATCgacattttaaacaaatttaaggAGAGCGAGGTTAAAGAATTGTGTTTTGCGCATGCTATTGAgtgatatattatgtatactcGTAGATgtcattttcttatttccttAAGTACTCACAAAGCGTTACGTTGCGCTTAAATTGTAGTTAGGTTtgtaagtattatatatttttagtttttatatttaatttttattgtgttaataGTGAAACATATTTGCTTTGATATAAAAAGCAATGTAAGTCATGTAATAACTTAATACCTTTTTATTATGTAAGAATTATTAAGGAGTAATGTTAAATTAAAGTTGATTAAAGTAAAACACTATTgtatttaatatcttttatttttataaaaataaggtaCAAAAGGTATCTATTTCTAACTAAccaattttgtatttatttttacattacaaataaatatagctACAGTACGGCAGTTTTTAtgagtatttttaaaatagaaataatactTATCTTCTACATAATAATCTTGTATTTTTAAAcagaacacaaaaaaaaacaaaaagatgtttttttttaaatagcaacGAAACAATAATCGCGAAATCGcgaacaacattttttttatccaaaaatggtaactataatttaaatattctatCTATTTAAACTAGAAATGGTAACTTTCGTTTCGTATTAAAACAAGCACTTTCATTTTGGCGCGAATCCTCTATAGTTTTAACAGTTTTACTTTTCTTACAATTTAAGGAGAGTCATACACGATCCAATTATGTAATTTTCGTTCATTTGACGCGATTATCTTTCACACAGAAAATATTGCCATGATTATAAAGTTTTCGCCGTTTTCGCTCATCTTACATAATCATACAAATAGCCTATGGATCTCCGGGGCATTTTAATTGACAAATCTTGACATCTTAAATTGTTTCTTAGAGAATCATGCATCTAATATATCATCTTTGTCAATTTTTGTATCAAATTCACAACTCTtaccatattttatattcaaatcAAGAATAGACCACTCatcataatacatttttatcgcttaaAAGCTTCACACACCTTATTTGATTCAGTTGTCGTAAGCAGAATCCTACAAAAGTATTCCTTAAATTGTGCAGTCACACCTTTACGTGATATGATTTAGGAttctgaatataataataataataataataataataaaattctttattgcacactacataaaaaacagatacagaaattgattacatatacacattggtaggtaacaacaggcggacttatcgctaaagaaTATATATAGTTAGATGTGTGAAGTACTTTAAGCGCATAGTATGCTTGCTTAAATCTTTGATATAGTTAAATAATTAAGACCATTTTCCGTCAGAATTCTACGCAGCTTTAGGTCAATTTAAACATTAACGTCGTCTATTCTTGCCTCGAACGGCTAAGGATATAGCTAGAATTAATACTGGTAACCGCCTCCTTGGCTAGGGGGCACGTACTGCTGACCGGGACCGGCGCCGGCGGCGTTACCGGACGGGTAACCGGACGGCTGGTCGGGGTACCGGGCCTCGCCTTCGTACGACAcctggaatttaaaaaaaaaaggatgagTATTCACCGCATATTCTTGCACTCTGAATTCGCGAGTGTATGTCCGAAAACCTCTTCCGAACTCTGCACAATGTATACAACGTAACACACATCGCAGAATGTAAGTACATTTGTTCGtgcataagtatattataaggactaattacatccacactcgcTATCAGGCCCAATGTCAGGTCCGACGTCGGGCCCGAGCAATAatattttccgtttcaccaaatatcagcacagcGAGTGTGGTGTAATTGGCCCAATAAGGTATCTTCAGGAGAGTTGAATTCACGcacacaacaacaaaaaaaacatctaatGACAGTCAGATTTTGAaattagtgttatttttttgtacagatAGCAAGTTGAACCACCAATGGACCAAAATTATTcttcaaggttttttttttggcttaCTGTCGTGTGCTTAAGTCACATTCATCTCTCTCATTTATTCAATAATGTTTTTGCGATTAGTACTCTGTGTAGCTGTGTGTGTAATCAATGATTACTAATCATTCATCTCGACTCTCCTGGCGATACCTTACATTTAAAGCATAGAGTTAAGATATTTGAAAGTCCAAATTATATCAACATTGAGAATGCTACTTCACAATTTGAGTGCATCCGTCCTGCAGGGCTACTCTCTACTCTTCTCGGGTAACGTCACCATCGAATACTAAGTTGTAGAACCTTACAGCTAAGTAATTAAAGTCTAAAGTCCTCTAAATACTACTTCagtggtgccgtgaccaggatccCAAAATCTGCTATTCAATTTTAAACCTTGTACTAAtgtatttaaagtaaaaattacCTCAGCATTGAAACCGTTCTTCCGATCCGCAGTATACTTCACGATCTGCGTGCGTCCATTCTGCAGGGCTACTCGGTACTCTCCTTGAGTGTAGTTATGATTGTAGAACCTTATAACTAAGTAATTAAAGTCTAATATCTTCTAAATACTACTTccttggtgccgtgaccaggatccCAAAATCTGTTATTCAATTTTGAACCTtgtcttaatatttttaaagtgcaAATTACCTCGGCATTGAAACCGTTCTTCCAATCAGCGGTGTACTTCACGATCTGCGTGCGTCCGTCCGGCAGGGCTACTCGGTACTCTCCTCGGGTGACGTCACCGTCGGAGACGGCGTTGTGGCTATAGTCGTTGCCGTCCTCGTTCACGGAGTAGGCGAAGTCGAAGGGCATGCCGGGCTCGTGGTGGTGGTGCTCGTCGTGGGAGtgctgaaaaaataaatatttttcaatgtaATTTGATGACAGATTGCAAAAGTGCGCCCAAAATGGCGAAAACTAAAGATTGGGCTGAATGTTGAGAATTGACGGTTTTTGCGGCCGCAAAATGAATAAATCTAAGCTCATACACAGAAACCCTTTGACCCCGCTCTTCCCAGTGACGCGATATAAGGTAAAGATactcaaaattcaaataaatttatAGATTAAGTGTTACCTTAAACGACGAGGACAAGGAAGAGTGGTATAGAAATAGGATCTTTGCGCGCCTACACAAATATCAATACTGCAGCAATAGTTGTAAATCAGACGTATTGCTATAAAATTTCTGCCAGGCATGTCAAAATAATCCCACTCAATTGAATTTAGTTTACGCTTTACGAAAATTCGACATAAAAACTGCAAAATAAGAAATACCGTATATACTTCGATAAGAAACCAATCTTCTCAAGACCGAAACGAATATGTATTACAGTTTACGAAAAGCATAACACGTTGTCGTTATGTTTTACgacagaataaaaataaacataaaatgatGAAAAGTGTTTGAAACAAATGTAAGTTTCGCAATGCCTCTACCGCCTTTGGAACAAAATGTATTGCGATCGTTGGCTACAAATACTGATTTGTGTTACagtatgtatgcattatttaaaTACCTGTACTTACTGAGTCTTATATACatagtcctccacatcgatttggatgacggcgacctcagcaatcaagggtttttcctcttatgtggctggccaggccaaacttgctcttaaacacccTTTCACATTCACAGTAGTAGAGTTGACTGGCCGTTTTCCTTGCGTAGTACTGAGTTTTAATTAGTCCTTGAAGCGGTGTGTTTTCTTTTTGTCCCACGTGACTCACGGGAATGATTTATATgcagcgcctattcccatctgttccCCGGGGGCAAATGGGATTCCCGATTATTAAACTAAAGTTCGTCGGTTCGAACTCGGCTTGTAATTGTAACAATTACTTTCAAGGAATTTATGTTCGAAATATCATTTACATTTACCAAtcccttttcggtgaaggaaaatatcgtgaggaaaccggactaccTATACGCGAGGAGTAGAAAGATTTAGTATTTGTCTTTGTTTCCCAATTTTTCCTTCGTCATTTCGTCAAATAGGTAAGTCCGGAAGATGATTAAAATGATCACACAtcatttttatcttatcttatgactTTCGGGAGCCCCTGTAGTTGGCCCCTTAGGAAAGGGAGGAAAGGGAGGGAAAAACATAATATGGATCTTTTTCATatttgatctgaaataaatatatattttttttattagtaaagaTCCGTCAGCTActcaaaagtttttttgacCATCTCTATTGGCCGGATGATGAATTCTTTGAATTCTCCATTTTGAATTCCTCTGGTTCCATCTTAGCACACATCATTAGGCGCTTTTCGCTAACAAAGCGGAAAAAACGCGTTATCGACTACAAGCGTACAAGCTGCTAGTCAACGCGTTTAGAGAGAGAGACAGTATTgagtttttaaccgacttcaatatttcaaaaggaggaggttatagggagcgtgcatgaactgtaggaggcagcacaggagccgtcagatttttggcgcgaggcgtaaatgtgatgttttttgttccgatgtagcccacaagatggcataacctactatgcacaagaaaacacgtgacgtgtacatgtgcatgtttatggttctgattcaggccacaaggtggcagaccctccaacgcgcacggtccccaTCAATTCgggtgtatgttttttttagagacaatttctattgaatattttaaagacTGCAACTTAAGGCAAGCCAAAGTTACacattaagagtccgcagcaagctcggtactccatacaaaagtagttacgctctcatttcaaaacgactagctagattgctctgaaactttgtacttacaataggataaggtatattaATGCCTATACTTAGTCTATGTAGCTCCAGATACCATAGTTATAAAACACAGCGAATTAAAGTTATTCATACCAAACATGTTTTTGGCTTTATTTCGTTCgctttataagctggagctatataaactaattgcaAGCATAGATaaacctcatgtcattgtatgtgcaaagtttcattacaattcaaCTCGTAGTTTTAATACGAGGAcgtaactccgtttgtatgggagagtgaaagtcggccgagcttgctgcgggcTTAGTTTTAATTGCTTTCAGGCTATTTTATCATCAAATGGAATGGAAACGGATCGTCTTATTAATGGTAAGCACggtttataaactgaaatagatgtcatatatgaaataaaacgCGACTAAGACCTCAAATGcccgggggcctaccgcgaaaaccgaaattcgcaaattgcggggatctttctcgtTTACTCTCACTAAGCCGTAATTCGAGtggcagagaaaaatgcccgcaattgacgaacttcgattttcgcggttatagcccaggacTGGGACCAGCGTTGTCTGTATTCACGGTGGGCAAGGCGCCATAAACACTAGGCCTCCTGAGTCACGGCGGTATCGGCCAAATTTATCAAGTATAAGTATGCTATCTTTAAAAATGGTTTAGCTCCCACTAGGCTACATTTTTGGCCAATTTTGAAAGGAGGAGTAGTCagttttatgatttttcaaaaggTTTGCTTGTTCAGTAAGGCAAACTGAAGTGAGACAGCTTTACTACAGTTATATAACCATAATATGACTATTGGCATTAGGTTAATTATACCTACTTCATATATGAGTACTTAGAGGAActcttaatacaaaaataaattaattgaaatatgtatttattttttcagcTTGTAAGTTGCAtcatttttatactgttttttttttcatggcaGGACAACGCTTCGACCCtgcatttttcaaatttgcctcTTTTTTGTACTGACAGAAATGGTTTGCTAAACTATAAAAACTCAAATGATTTTACAGACGATAGATTGAAACTGCATGAATTGGGTGCGTAaccttataaaattaattaattaataataatacctttaattatacctttttttgatcataataatttatttcttatcttatGTTATACCTAGATCTTCAGGGCTAGGTATaacgcaaaaatcgaagttcgtcaattgcgggcatttttatgaggcacgt
This genomic stretch from Cydia pomonella isolate Wapato2018A chromosome 24, ilCydPomo1, whole genome shotgun sequence harbors:
- the LOC133531034 gene encoding uncharacterized protein LOC133531034 isoform X1 encodes the protein MTPSIKLSGNLGQRHRSFNTLVHDAYLQNTPIPVQKFPEESALDRVFKIDLASKKKDIDYIIGTLKDDDMLYVSRALKSLWLLDPEHSKIINPSFLEHELFPQMTLPAVNKMRHWIQMHLKDPQKCKEFYQFYKDGNFDIAAKFLWHCSNEYILGEFSDILDKITPKLLKRLSEKSPQITKIYYDNLKDDQKLLKYYLENDSKFFDNVKYLLKSDADVFFYIIENFFLHQKFSAMNAAFSKYIMRNHKNRFQCKPELYTVWFLDMKTVAQHLSSEEIKDVVLKLARAEYLKSWFTYQNVEPLIKRLSKDERTVFKKLVFVDKAFGATIKEWPYPIPTPPELKTPQTSLFDDAEIGHLDPYYEEDYCMSMPCGMSFRSMLRKRKYAKWECEKTLLDHLFNKYRFSNYKQTYKELKKQLRAESFPQNRQYMLLVLVSKTGGRTEDLVSLLNLLSQYKNEPVHIRAAIIRSLVKRAFVWRLPSEHWARLLEWGHGLGLDGSDYEADCREGLHAVVIRDLLANDKPSQAVWEKFLSDFETLKEYSLTVEERSRISARLPALLLEDAQSEPEKPKLKQLRYVLNTLSAYCMRYDYFPGTIDAIESAVKYYWNSDDVSRRDTEWLLRQLYDTRVARKHLIKEFFEMYQTDESYVNALRHDVYILEDTKKFEKIIDAKNLQHERFFQKLALYFMEKDGLGQRYRVLLEHRATSEAEKTVAKAMACFSEESGTKPSPGRQMLAKPLALLSGSQFPSLLKTFDAAPPKTAKRQLAAALRANAHFVRPAFDLKSFGWRKAGAQAVANHLAICRQNDVEEYLTETLSWRRTFRLALLLARRLDKEREVFKVYSSERPNKALQAALRYFRYKGDKSDLSVWDMVKSRISEAEPRQLRSYLELTESVPEAIKAEYCFLVFLAFKKRVPDMERHAFSKIPAILPELDEKYIFETNDALLEEYFPLNEMDYNKRKCTFEYTQIIAKFLILSTTEDMLEERFSKVGLPLLNRLERLWKKSSCKDLPDQYYLDYFLFYLKYNKAYFNPKYVSCLPVLEKITEWMHGFLPIEKWFEKYVSVHLTMIYFKTVRHCINEHPELFEESKKLEGACMLGTIFGKFIANEIGELNKKYFPTITEVYAADLVGYFYTYFYRTFDESVEKFTIAVLNGLLSNKSLASYFLAKYALQKFRDQLKSDYVIDILNKFKESEVKELCFAHAIE
- the LOC133531048 gene encoding cuticle protein 7-like, which translates into the protein MESSRKTLFTCMVACAVVTLARAANEYLPPQKGYNYEPPSVPFPTDNNGNKAPGPFRPPPPTRGPAYVPPPPQPNNPPPSHDHSHDEHHHHEPGMPFDFAYSVNEDGNDYSHNAVSDGDVTRGEYRVALPDGRTQIVKYTADWKNGFNAEVSYEGEARYPDQPSGYPSGNAAGAGPGQQYVPPSQGGGYQY